From one Phycodurus eques isolate BA_2022a chromosome 6, UOR_Pequ_1.1, whole genome shotgun sequence genomic stretch:
- the rnf38 gene encoding E3 ubiquitin-protein ligase RNF38 produces MPIAATGQPTTQEPRVCPRLPSTPEPVPKGADLFEEAGAVESAERTEYEGAEGGRGVGYYSYSHSGIRSLQPASVNSSPPQSPSASPSVLLHPLHSHQMAMEPPRTRSRSRSGYYQHYNGGSGITGSGVIGTNQQHPQQQHLQQLQQHGAGGCAPFGAHSSQAENQQRTPGGNASPGIQRLPPVPGVLRIPTEGASGGSYHCHRDHAYGENDKSEESPSPKRQRLSGHAVLEQLTSSTPSSSTPSPPIRPWELGPPSRRQSHPHAHYHQERSITPSRHRRSPPVRRQRGRLSRPARHLPPHHHPLTEGPALHPSPSERQDENFHRNPHSSTHQMYPAHTYSQPPTHGSGGSEDRRAFHPPTLSPRLLHPAAHHHHHNHHQQQQHHAASQQGAMVMDLHEQLQQSSVPVSYTVTPVAPHGLAAPLCNGQHLPPSCSSQQQVPACSVVFSTGQHYHPMLQACSMQHLPVPYAFPSLLSSDPQFLLSPPPHLAHHPPHLHAHSQFLPFQTQQPRSPLQRIENEVELLGEQLSLGGGFGYGHHHHHHHHQPPSTLPPSTPLQFLSHHEPLSQELFTVPYPHFMPRRFTSRRYPARSQQAVPPSSYHPSFLPYFLSMLPVPQNVAPAISLELDVDDGEVENYEALLNLAERLGEAKPRGLTKADIEQLPSYRFNPNNRQSEQTLCVVCMCDFESRQLLRVLPCNHEFHAKCVDKWLKANRTCPICRADASEVQRDSE; encoded by the exons ATGCCAATCGCAGCCACTGGCCAGCCGACGACTCAAGAGCCCAGAGTGTGCCCCCGGCTGCCCTCCACCCCAGAGCCGGTCCCTAAAGGGGCTGATCTATTCGAAGAGGCGGGGGCGGTCGAGTCGGCGGAGCGAACAGAGTACGAGGGCGCAGAGGGGGGCAGAGGAGTCGGGTACTATAGTTACAGCCACAGTGGCATTCGGAGCTTACAGCCCGCATCCGTCAACAGCTCTCCGCCGCAGTCCCCATCCGCATCCCCCTCTGTTCTCCTCCACCCCCTCCACAGCCACCAAATGGCAATGGAGCCCCCCAGGACTCGATCGCGTTCCCGGTCTGGATATTACCAGCATTATAATGGGGGGAGTGGAATTACTGGCAGCGGAGTAATCGGAACTAACCAGCAGCATCCCCAACAGCAGCATCTTCAGCAACTGCAGCAGCATGGTGCTGGTGGATGCGCTCCCTTTGGGGCTCACAGCAGCCAAGCAGAGAACCAGCAGAGAACCCCGGGAGGTAACGCTTCTCCGGGCATCCAGAGGCTTCCCCCCGTTCCTGGCGTCCTCCGCATCCCAACCGAAG GAGCCTCAGGTGGGTCTTACCATTGCCACCGAGACCATGCATATGGGGAGAATGACAAG AGTGAGGAAAGCCCCAGTCCAAAGCGCCAGAGGCTGTCCGGTCATGCTGTCTTGGAACAGCTAACTTCTTCCACCCCATCATCATCCACCCCTTCTCCCCCCATTCGCCCTTGGGAGTTGGGACCTCCAAGCAGGAGACAGTCTCATCCCCATGCACATTACCACCAAGAAAGATCCATCACACCCTCTCGCCACAGACGCAG CCCCCCGGTTAGGCGTCAGCGTGGTCGCCTCTCCAGACCTGCTCGCCACTTGCCTCCCCATCATCACCCCTTGACTGAAGGCCCCGCACTCCACCCGTCGCCATCGGAACGCCAGGATGAAAACTTCCACCGCAACCCGCATTCCTCAACGCACCAGATGTACCCAGCGCACACCTACAGTCAACCCCCCACACATGGAAGTGGGGGTTCAGAGGATCGCCGAGCTTTCCATCCCCCCACCTTGTCCCCCCGACTACTGCACCCAGCTGCACATCACCACCATCACAATCACCATCAGCAGCAACAGCATCATGCAGCATCCCAGCAAGGGGCCATGGTCATGGACTTGCATGAACAG CTTCAGCAGAGCAGCGTACCAGTCTCCTACACTGTGACCCCAGTCGCACCTCATGGCCTCGCAGCACCGCTGTGTAACGGTCAACACCTTCCCCCCAGCTGCTCCTCACAACAACAAGTTCCTGCCTGCAGTGTGGTATTCAGTACTGGACAACACTACCACCCG ATGCTGCAGGCATGTTCGATGCAACATTTGCCAGTGCCATATGCCTTTCCCTCTCTTCTGTCCAGCGACCCTCAGTTCCTTCTTTCCCCTCCACCCCATCTCGCTCATCACCCGCCACACCTCCACGCCCACAGCCAGTTCCTGCCATTTCAAACACAACAGCCACGATCG ccTTTACAGAGGATTGAAAATGAGGTTGAACTTCTAGGAGAGCAGCTCTCACTCGGTGGAGGCTTTGGCTATGGCCAtcaccaccatcaccatcaccaccaGCCTCCCTCCACACTTCCGCCCTCCACACCACTCCAGTTTCTTTCACACCATGAACCCCTGTCACAAGAGCTCTTTACAGTG CCCTATCCCCACTTCATGCCACGGCGATTCACCAGCCGGCGCTACCCCGCTCGTTCCCAACAGGCTGTGCCCCCTTCAAGCTACCACCCGAGCTTCCTCCCTTACTTCCT GTCAATGCTCCCCGTCCCACAAAATGTAGCTCCCGCCATCAGTCTGGAGCTTGATGTCGATGACGGAGAGGTGGAGAACTATGAG GCCTTGCTGAACCTTGCAGAGCGTCTCGGAGAGGCCAAGCCCCGTGGCCTAACTAAGGCAGATATAGAACAGCTCCCATCTTACAGGTTCAACCCCAACAACCGTCAGTCTGAGCAAACGCT GTGTGTGGTCTGCATGTGTGACTTTGAGTCCCGCCAGCTTTTAAGGGTTCTGCCCTGCAATCATGAATTCCATGCCAAGTGTGTCGACAAGTGGCTTAAG GCTAATCGAACCTGTCCTATCTGTCGAGCTGATGCATCCGAGGTCCAGCGAGACTCTGAGTGA